AAATATTCATTTCTTGTATGTTTTAGGTTGACCTTGGTGATCTCAAATAGATTCAATATCATAGAATAAACTTCTCGAATGTTTTAGGTTGATTTTGGTGATCTAGAAAAGATTCACTATCATAGAATAGATCCATGCCAACAAACTTGACCACTAATATGCTTTGGCTTCTATCCTTTGTGGTGTTGTAAATGATTGTTCAATCTTTCTATATTCTACCAAGATTCTTGGACAATAATAAATAACTAAAAATTGCTTTGTTCCACCAAGTTTATGGGAGGATGATTGTAAGGAATAAGGGAACACTTTTTAAAGATTTTCCAAGAGACAATTTATTAAGAAACCTGAATTAAAAGGATAAGaaaaaaaatataagaaatttCAAACAATCATATAATAAGACATTCACAGATTCATTACATAACCATAGTAAAAGATATAAATGACATGACAAAACCAAACAAAATTATGATCATTCTTTAATCTTCAAtctcaaatatgaaaaaaaaaaaaacctctctcATTTCCATTAATCATTTCTTTCCAAGTTAACTCAATGTACTTGATAAAACAAGAACATCAAACTTAATACATACAATAAGGCCCAACCATGGATTTCTTTCACATTTTTTTAGTTATTGGTTAGCAATTATTTCAATTACTAGCTTTTCCAAGAACCTAGAGCAACATGGTAAACAACAAAAGTAATTCCATGATCCCTAGGAACACAAACATTCCCCTCTAACGGAACCAAACTGGTTTAAAACTAATTAACATTTCACCGAGATTCCTTGTGAGGGAACAAACTTACACATTAAATTCCGTAAAAATTCAACTCACATTAAGCCCGTACCCCCGTTTCGCGCCAACTTCTCTCTTGCCAAATACAGTCAAATCCCGTTAATGCCCACAAAACGGAAAACCGTTTCTCAAGAACTTCTCAGACAGAATAAAAAAATAACAGACACGTTTGATAAAAAGTTTGCGTTTTTCTTTAGCGTGCGGTCACATTAACCAATCGTGACAGAAAGGATTGACAGGTAGCGGGGGAAAAATAAAGCAGAAAAATGATATGGATAAGGCATCCGTATAAAGTTCAATGTACAGGTACAACTTTTCTTGCTAATCCGTAGGCATTGCCTTTTTAACTGGAAGAAGAAATCAAAACATTATATTACATAAACGTGGCTTTGTTATACGGATGGTGATGTGAATTTTTTGAGTGCTGTGAAAGAAAATGTAAACAAAACTATTAGAAAATTGTAGCTTCCATGGCAGTTTAACAAGATCTAGCTGAGAAAACCCATTAATCTTAAGTATTCATTTGTAAAACTATTCAGAGACTTTTTTAGTATGCACTGTCAATGTCTTTCTGAGCAAGTAATGAAATGGTTGGCTTACTTTCTTGCCTAATTTTTCATGGATTCCCATGTGCATGACGGCCTAACTTTTCTTACAACAGTGGAGAATTCTTCTCCATTAATGTTTTTATGTTCCTTATATAATCATTGGCATGACAGGACTCTGGTCTGTACTGTATTATATCTTCTGGTTTTGTTGGATTTTTATGCATTTGTTGCAAAAATGAAGTCTAAGAGCTCAGTTCCTGTATTCTGTCTGCTTGTTGCAGCACTGTATGTTTGCTGCTTTTTGTTATTTGTGCAGCCTACTTATGGCCTTGGTGGATTTCCTGTAAAGAAACTGTCAAGAAAAATGCATAGATCTTTGGCTGGGAATCTTGGCAGTGTTGTAGATTACAGCTCTGCTCTTCTTATCGTCGTTTCGAAAAATAAAGGTGAAGGGGATTTTAGTAAGGTGCAAGATGCAATCGATGCTGTCCCTGTTGATAACAAAAACCTTATCTTCATTCGTGTTCAGCCTGGGATTTACAGGTATCGTGAAGAGAATTTTTAACTTGGAATCTCTTTAATCCTGATGTTGGGTTTCTAAGGAAATCTGTATTTGTTTTAACACTTTCTTCTAATAAATGCTTCTACTTCAGGTGATGTTATGTTTTTTTTCGACTGGACCATATGACCCATGAATTACTTTTTGCAGGGAAAAGGTGACCATTCCTGTAGAGAAGCCATACATAATTCTAAGTGGGCGTAATGCCAGCAATACTATCATAACATGGAACGATAATGCAGGAGGAACTGGAGGAACATATTACTGTGCAACAATGACAGTAATGGCTTCCGATTTTGTAGCCAGATTTATCACAGTACAGGTATAACAGATTTGAAATTCTAATGAATAAAAGTTGTTGCAAAAAATATTTCAGAATGGGAACTGTTTAGTAAAAGGACTTGTGATCTCATCTGGCCACCCCTTGATCATGCATCTTAGAGTTCTTTTTCTTCctgaatttattttttaaaagattttaatgtACTATGATATTAATCTATGCAGAATTCATATGGTCCTGGTGATCAAGCCGTTGCAATAAGAATTTCTGGAGACAGGTCTGCGTTTTACAGCTGCAGATTTGTAGGCTTTCAGGACACTGTGCTTGACGACAGTGGAAGACACTACTTCAAAAACTGTTTCATTGAAGGTGCTGCAGATTTTATATGCGGTGATGGGCAATCCATCTACGAGGTAGACTATACTCAACCAAACAAAATACCCATCTGGAAAAAATCAACACCCCATTGATAAAATCTGTTTTGATCATTGATTCTGATTGCAATTTGTTTGGTGGCAGAAATGTCATCTGCATACAGTTCCTCTGCTAAACGGAGCCATTACAGCGCAGAGAAGGCTTTCTCCAGGGGAACAATCAGGATTTGTGTTTATTCACTCTAAGATCACAGGAGCTGGCTTAATGTTTCTTGGCAGGGCATGGGGACCATACTCCAGAGTTATATTTGCTTATACCTACATGGATAATATTATCTTCCCTCAAGGATGGGATGACTGGAATGATGCTGGTAGACAAAAGTGAGTCTCCTGAACCAAAAAGAAATTCAGTTTAAATCCAACAAGATGAAAAAAACCCATTTTCGGTTTCTATATTCTTTGATTCTTGATTATCAAATATGGCATCAATCTTGGTTTGTTTTCTGTTTGTGCAGGACTGTAACTTATGCGCAGTATAAATGTTCTGGACCAGGCTCAAACAGTGCAGGAAGAGTGCCATGGTCATTTGAGCTGAGTGATAGGGATGCCGCTCCCTTTCTGAGCAACAGTTTTGTTAATGGTGAGCAGTGGATCAGGAAAATGCCCACTCGTTTGAGAAGAGCTACCAATCTTACTCCCAAAAACGGTTGAGACATTTTTAAGAAGTTCGAATTTGTGCGTGTGCTTATTAACATGGAATGTTAATTGTTGTGTTGTGTGTATATTGTTATACATGAACATAACATAGTTTCCATTGAGCTGAGTCATTCTTACTCCGATTTCTGATATTGTATTCATTCGATTTGAGTTTATACTTAGGTCAACCATTATTTGTAAAATTTTAAGGATTTTGTTTGATTTACATTGAAATGAAATATCGGTTTTCAGGGTTGCAAAAATTACTGCTGCATATTAGTTTGTTGTTTGTAAGGAATATCATTTATTTTTGGTGTGTTCAGATCTAAATTATAAAAAAGAGaagtttaataattaaaaataaataaaaatttatgagtAAAGGATTATTtaagtattttattaattttttttttttgtgtggagTAAGATTGGTATGTCATTTATTTaacaaaatgatataaaaaataataattaaaaaataaaatgagaaatttgaatgataaaatttaaaataattaatgagTTAAGtatctaaaattaaaaattaaactatTCAATTCAAATGACAATAAATTgtcaattatttcaaattgaaaatcataaatttattaaaaatattaaatgtaaaattaaattgtttaatttgaatgaaaataaaatatttataatctgtTAACATAAACACCATTAATACCAATTTCTATTAGCAAACAAATTTATAAAAAATTGAGATTGCTCCTATCACCCTTTCCTTTTAAGGAATGTATCCTTATTAAAGACATTGCTTACAAAAATTATAACAATTTAAACACTTCCATATCTACTATATCTTCAAATATAAAAAATGCTATTCCTCAAAGTTTATAACACAATAAAAGTGTATATTATAAGAAATAGGTAAATCTTATTTTACATATGTTAATATGTTAAACAAATTCAATTTCACTCTTAGTTTTTAAGAGAAATCAATTTGAAATATCATTTGATTGACCAACAACATTAGTGAAAACATATGAAatcataataaaaatataaatataaatataataaaaagatatacaataaaaatataaatataaatataactaGCACATGCACCTAAAGGAGGTTCATGGGATATGCCGATAGGAAATTAAaagtaaaatttaaatatattttaatgttacataatcaattatataataattcaatttttTACATGTTTTGATAATAAATTATTTATACTACTTGTTGAAAATAGTTATAGATGAAAGCTTGACATTATGCATTAGAAAAACATACTTattatttgttttctcttttcttaGTATAGATTAAAATGATTTGAAGCTACTTTGATTGCAAGAAACACGACTTCAAtcaacaaaacatgatagaaaaaagACTTTACAAGAGGAGAAGCTACACAATATGACATTACTCAAAATATTTAATGATATTTTCTACTTGTGTTTGTGACAAGCTAGATGTTGGGAAGAGaataaaaaacaacaaataaatgatCTGACCTAGTACAATTTCAAAATTAAACTCACCAAAAACATGGCAAGTGACTTAACTCAACTACAAAATTTGTGTTAGTTGTCAATGATGCCATTAAATTTTGATTTGTACAAATAATCATTACAACATATAATTAGATATAGATGTTATTCAACAATCTTTTAAATTTTGTAATATTTCCTCATTCTAATTGAAATAATCAGATTCCTTTGAAGAATCTAAATATCCACATTCCATTACATGAATAATATGATAGAATTTACTAGCACTCCATGCCATCAATAGTAGTATTTGTCTACAGTTTTCTCATGATATAGTTTGTATTAGTATAGGTATTAATGAGAGCTCATTGCATGGTGTGAGGGGGACTTGACCTTAGAATTTGATATGAACGATATCATGCTATTGCATTATTTTTTTGTCTAAAGGTATGGTAGGGGTTACATATGAGATATCCTTGGTCAAGTGAAGTAAACAACAAATATTTAAAATACATCATACTCAAATCTATTCTAATAATTAAAGTTTTAATTTATGAGGACTTAATTTTTTAATTGCATACATTTAATTACTTtgttcaataaatttttatttttatttttaaattttccttgcATAGTAGTGAATTTTTAGACCATTATGATCTATCTATCTTCTCACCTATGATTATAATGCATTTTAACATTTAATAACTTTTCTTTCGGCATTTTAACATTTAAGAGATTGCAGGTCTGAAGTAATTGATTAAAAGTACTGCAGTCTTCAGAGGAGTTGTGAGTTGTATGCAGAATGTGCTGCACCTCCCTCAACATAATGGTGAGAGACTGAGATGATTGATGGATGGCAATGTGCATTTTATGATTGTGGAAAATGTGCAGTTTTATTCAGTTTACGTTTACCAGATTGGCACCGACCAGCAGTTTCACTCTAGGGGTTGCTGATAAAATTGACTCGGCGGTGGTTAAAGAGATAGAAAGGTCATCCGATTGAAGTCGTAGTGAGGTCTTTGGTATAGGGGATCAGGGAAAACAATCTGGCAAAGAATTATACAATCACAACTAGTTAACGGCAGAAATATTTAACGACAAATGGTTACCGGCATAAGATGATCGTATAAGACCGTGAGAGAGGTTTTCCGGTCAGTTATGGATACCCAAGTCCACTTAAGAAAGCCTATCGGCTAAATATATTATAttcaatcattttttttaaaaacttttaattaaataaaaataatacaaattttcaaatttgattagattttaatatttataaacattatagttcaacaaacatatatatctttaaaaaatctatataaagaaTGTGGACAAATAtctagaaaatatattttttattttctttttattaccttttttttaaataatattttatcgtTGTTAAATTGTTAATACAATATTATTTTTTTCATATAAAccaaaatttaaattaatatgaattaattctataaaataatgtaaaaaatataataatattattattatactaCATAATAATTTAAACTAATATAATTATATTGAATGATTTGTCATATAATTCCTTTtattaccatttttttaataatattttgtctttgttaatttttttatacaatattatttttttcatataaacaaaaatttaaatttaattgaattaattctataacagaataaaaaaaaaaaaataatattattactattatattatataataatttaaaCTAATATACTTATATTTAATGACTTGTAATATAaaacaaatatataatttaaaagtaAATTTACATTATATTATTCGAATGTCATGGTGATGTCAAAGAAACTGAAAAATGGGCTCAGATTCCAAGACAAAATATTCACGGAATGATGTTAAcccctttccttttatttttcaaattaacatTGCCAATTAATGATTTCAGCGATTTACCCAGCGGCAggtcttttatgatttttttcaattaACGTTGTTATTTAATGATTTTCATGGTCGGTTAAAATATTTTCGCAGAATTTAGAGATTTGATAGCGgccatttttataattttaatattttatattttgaaaaGTCTGATGTATAGGGGAAGAGCAAGGTatatcggattttgattttttttttaagtgtcCCCTGATACCTAATTTAAGATGTTCCAAGTAACGGTAAACTCAAaattgctagtacttgttgacaaatgtcccaatagtggtgcacaaatgttctaatagtggtacacaaatgggacaaatgttccaatagttgtgcacaaatggaccaattaattacaaaaaatgatcgactattgatacaaaacaaatttattaatgatgttttcactatgacggctattggggggttagcatgacaataaggtgaccgttattggaactatgttatctattagtgctcttcccctagattATCACAGATTCACGGATATATTTTTAATGTCTATCCAcgttaataattaattaataataatatttaataattattgaaAAGTAAAATTGAAATGAACaacttaaaataatattaaaagcaGTCAGGAACCACAATAGAATTGAACTTCACTAAATGACAAGCTCGTGAAACTTCACTAGGAACAAAACAAAAGTAACATTTACTCAATCCTAGTTTGTGTTAGTTTTTTGAGAGACGGTAATTTTTCCGTACACGTCATTATCCGGAAATATGTTACGTTATTGGGTATGATTGGGCTTACAAATTTCAAAAGCTGGGTTGATGTGCTGCTCTTAGTTTCAAGATATTACTTCGGTATCGTTGaggttttttaatttaattataataaaactGACATATTTTATAGACTTTACACAGATGAACATTAGAAAATAAGTGAAGTTTGGtgtaaatattaattatatatattatttcaatTGATTCTCGTTGTAAATGTATTATTTAATTGTTAAATTGGATTTATTTTAATGTAAGAGTATTTTAGTTGTAAAGAAATtctgtttaatttatttttttattttttgtggtatattaatattatttatgtgtatatatatttaaattgtGTGTATATTTGTTTCTGTAATTGACATGCTTATGTTTATATAATACAATCATCATTAGTTTTGTgaaatatttctttaaattttgtgAAAGTCTTACTTTTGTACACATGTTCTTTTATAGAAATTGTACCTCATGCACAATATTGGTTTTTTTCCACTTATTGTCTAGGTTTCTATAAGGATTATCTAAGTCCTACTATTGAGAAACATATATTTGTGACCAAGTAACAAGACGTGTCACCCTTAATGGAACTAGATGTAGAATGTAATTCAAGGTTAAAATATAATGTCCAATAGATAAACTTCATACAAAATAATAAGGGTTTGTATCGCTACAATAATCATTGGTATCCCTTGTTCTCATTCAATTTTAGTATGAAGTGAAACAAATAATAAACCTAAAACTAAAACACATAAAATAAAGAGTTTTATGGATTTTTAGATTTTGGTGGTTGCTTCTAAATATGGAACATATCAGGACAAAGACCCATGCCTATTCTAGGGCAACTGAGTCATATATTGTGCATTTTACATGACAGTATTAGACATATTCTAGTGATTAGCAGATTTATTATCACCTTATGACAATAAGACCTTCTAGAGTCTGTAATACACTCATACTTATTAATCCTTATGAACCCATAACAACTTCATTACCTTATTGAAAGCATTTACTCTACCCCTTAGACACAAAGCAATCATAAAAATTAATTCACTACATAAAATATGCATTATGACTTTAGTAACCACTGAATATTTCATTCAAAAAGTATTACAATTTAGACAAGAGACAATATGCAATACAATATGATTTTATCATACAACACAATCCAAAATAAAAAGATACCATCATCCAATTATCTAAAAAATATATACTTTATAGTTGTCTTTTGCCTTTGCCCATTTCTATGTCTCAAAACCATCTAACCTCTTGGAACCATAGAATTTGGAACCCTTGGACTTCCAAGTCTAGAATGTGGAACCCTCTATAAATAAACAAAAGTTtcttatataaaaaataaagaacAAATCTCATGTCTCATGTGAATCCTTTCAATTACATTCCACCTCTCACTTGCTAAATAGCTATCAGGTAGTTGTGCCCATTACAAGATATGATTTTATTAGAATAGACACATTGATGTAGTGGAaatgtaatgcttgccaaaataccccagagaaatatagctaaatacacactatttttatttttattttatttaacaatacaacacataacatcacttaagcaatgcagcgAGCACAcatcaacatttaagtgttatgaacatagaataattcactcaagctattcaaacaattatgtaagtggaatacaataaatcatttctactaactccctagggtatctcaatgccattacttaatctacctacataagcaataagaaTTTACATTCttctagatcataatcttaatcattttaCAAGCATAGGTGCAACATAGTCAATACCTAACACTCACGATAggcaaccttcttaatctttcatttaatatgagattctatctttcaatgcatagctatttctatttttctcttaggttcattttatacaccaagttcAAATATTcatattaccattaaccaacctttgacTATAAATATCACTATTCACATACAAtgattaatcccttacattgcattaacataatttccatttacgATTAACTTCAACATAATCATGTCtatgattctatgctcctagcattcCTATTACTTCttcatgattcctaaagtacataaggtAATAATCACAGAGTCttcttaaacatttaacccatagctcagtTAATACTCCTAacaatctcttacactatatcaattaaccaacaatcatcttattacaaattaagtaactacatgaattcatctcaacacaaattaaggtacaatatcctaattccataacaactaatagcatccaccaaatggagatataatcttaaaccataacacatgatgcattctaatcctttcctaaaaggcAAGCATTCATTTTATCGTCTATCCATATACTCTTTTTAGTAATCTCCATTAATAACATTAGTAATtaattcattaagaacatccatacaatattttcataaggatcTTTCAACTACATCCTGAGCATTATGAGATTTAAATCCTACCATTATATCactgtctacgaagtatgatactacaaTTTACAATACTTTAATCACAACACATAAACAAGTCCTAgtatatcttccaatattactcatactcatacatcctaccaaggcttaacatttcttctacttaaagcattattttaagacatcatttaaagactattaccattatcataacatttatacTACTTCCTTTTAACATGGCTTATCGAGAATACaaatgcatcatttaattccaGCCCACAATACTTATTCACATCTCATGGATCTATTTCttttaatataaatgtgttacaatacaactcaaggttcatcgtTACAATCATGTACTAATACCAAAAgttatcactataactagaacaacataaacatttctcataagcatgatttatTTTACAACCACTACATAAGAATTTCACTAcaaaaatcacatcatcatttacattctttttGCACTTATTATCCAAGAACtatctgaagaagcatcctcatccatgcaagaagaatccaaaggta
This genomic stretch from Cryptomeria japonica chromosome 8, Sugi_1.0, whole genome shotgun sequence harbors:
- the LOC131030234 gene encoding putative pectinesterase 11, coding for MPTKRKTVSQELLRQNKKITDTFDKKFAFFFSVRTLVCTVLYLLVLLDFYAFVAKMKSKSSVPVFCLLVAALYVCCFLLFVQPTYGLGGFPVKKLSRKMHRSLAGNLGSVVDYSSALLIVVSKNKGEGDFSKVQDAIDAVPVDNKNLIFIRVQPGIYREKVTIPVEKPYIILSGRNASNTIITWNDNAGGTGGTYYCATMTVMASDFVARFITVQNSYGPGDQAVAIRISGDRSAFYSCRFVGFQDTVLDDSGRHYFKNCFIEGAADFICGDGQSIYEKCHLHTVPLLNGAITAQRRLSPGEQSGFVFIHSKITGAGLMFLGRAWGPYSRVIFAYTYMDNIIFPQGWDDWNDAGRQKTVTYAQYKCSGPGSNSAGRVPWSFELSDRDAAPFLSNSFVNGEQWIRKMPTRLRRATNLTPKNG